From Catharus ustulatus isolate bCatUst1 chromosome 6, bCatUst1.pri.v2, whole genome shotgun sequence, a single genomic window includes:
- the LOC116997606 gene encoding tumor necrosis factor receptor superfamily member 26-like, whose protein sequence is MAGAQADCGVNEYPHQGLCCVLCEAGTFVAEHCRASNVSGKCDPCKEGKSFRAHANDFKECLPCRQCNEDQITLRPCNRTQDAECQCKRGYSCADEDCQKCQRNSPMHPDGKEISQNSTDATDTGVPSQGMIAVWGCWRLVFPVLLACGFFFPLTC, encoded by the exons ATGGCTGGAGCCCAAGCAGACTGTGGGGTGAATGAGTATCCCCACCAAGGACTCTGCTGTGTATTGTGTGAAGCAG GTACTTTTGTTGCTGAACACTGCCGTGCTTCAAATGTGAGTGGTAAATGTGACCCttgcaaggaaggaaaaagttttAGAGCCCATGCAAATGACTTCAAGGAATGTTTGCCTTGCAGACAGTGCAATGAAG atCAGATAACCCTGAGACCCTGTAATCGAACACAGGATGCTGAATGCCAGTGCAAACGAGGGTACTCCTGTGCTGATGAGGACTGTCAAAAATGTCAGAGAAACAGTCCAAT GCATCCGGACGGGAAAGAAATCTCACAGAATTCCACAGATGCTACAGACACAGGTGTGCCCAGTCAAG GGATGATCGCTGTTTGGGGTTGTTGGAGGTTGGTTTTTCCTGTCCTCTTGgcctgtggattttttttcccgtTGACATGCTAA